A single Lactuca sativa cultivar Salinas chromosome 8, Lsat_Salinas_v11, whole genome shotgun sequence DNA region contains:
- the LOC111899964 gene encoding small polypeptide DEVIL 4 yields MKMMGSSKRRMSSKGLGGVLKEHKARLYIIKRCVVMLLCYHD; encoded by the coding sequence ATGAAGATGAtgggaagctccaagagaagaatGTCAAGCAAAGGACTTGGAGGTGTTCTTAAAGAGCATAAAGCAAGGCTTTACATTATCAAACGATGTGTGGTCATGCTTCTTTGCTACCATGATTGA